In the genome of Phlebotomus papatasi isolate M1 chromosome 2, Ppap_2.1, whole genome shotgun sequence, one region contains:
- the LOC129803444 gene encoding FGGY carbohydrate kinase domain-containing protein, with translation MESLFIGVDVGSGSARAGLFTATGQTLETFSVNIPTWMPLEDHYEQSSEEIWSAVCKCVKHIAGQRSPQSIRGIGFTATCSLVALQEVDKPLSVCVDGVDNRNIIMWMDHRAVQEANDINAQKHELLKFVGGRVSAEMECPKILWLKRHAPQSFWDKVTKLIELPDFLTFKSTGNIARSLCSMVCKWNYDGQNHSWDSKFLQSADLLHLSAGHEFHHLAGDIVESPGSLLGGLTALAAKDLGLLPGTAVGTSVIDAYAGALALLGAETDSGIELREKIALICGTSTCHICVAPEMDFVEGVWGPYKDVLFAGMYAHEAGQSATGKLLDDLLYSHPSFNKICNEIKSRELKDVYEHLNTLLGRLSQEKNIPLHELTADLHVCPDFHGNRSPIADPTRRGMICGLTLNHEPTDLALIYLATVQALAYGTRQILAQFSRKFRAILICGGLSLNPVYVEAHADVCQVPVFIPSEPESVLLGASVLGACAAGLYQNLPEAAAKMGGKSQRIDPKEASYSYHDKKFKVFEKLLKDQAEYRDIMKG, from the exons ATGGAGTCACTCTTTATTGGTGTTGACGTGGGCAGTGGAAGTGCCAGGGCTGGACTCTTTACAGCTACTGGACAAACTCTGGAAACGTTCTCCGTAAACATTCCCACATGGATGCCCCTTGAGGATCACTATGAACAATCCTCGGAGGAGATTTGGAGTGCTGTATGCAAATGTGTCAAGCATATTGCTGGCCAGAGGTCTCCTCAATCCATCCGTGGAATTGGCTTCACAGCTACATGCTCCCTGGTTGCTCTCCAAGAAGTCGACAAACCCCTTTCTGTGTGTGTAGATGGAGTGGACAATAGGAATATCATCATGTGGATGGATCACAGGGCTGTCCAGGAGGCCAATGACATCAATGCGCAGAAGCATGAATTGCTCAAGTTTGTCGGTGGGAGAGTTTCCGCTGAAATGGAGTGCCCTAAAATTCTCTGGCTCAAAAGACATGCTCCCCAGTCATTCTGGGACAAAGTCACCAAACTCATTGAACTTCCGGACTTTCTCACATTCAAAAGTACAGGAAATATtgcaag ATCCCTCTGTTCGATGGTCTGCAAATGGAATTATGATGGACAAAACCATTCCTGGGattcaaaatttttgcaatCTGCTGACCTTCTGCACCTCAGTGCTGGACATGAATTTCATCATCTTGCTGGAGATATTGTTGAGAGTCCCGGATCCCTCTTGGGAGGATTAACCGCTCTTGCAGCAAAAGATCTCGGACTTTTGCCAGGGACAGCCGTTGGTACATCTGTGATTGATGCTTATGCTGGAGCATTGGCTCTTTTGGGGGCAGAAACAGACAGTGGTATTGAGCTGAGAGAAAAGATTGCCCTGATCTGTGGAACTTCCACTTGTCACATTTGCGTAGCTCctgaaatggattttgttgaggGAGTTTGGGGCCCTTACAAAGATGTCCTTTTTGCTGGAATGTATGCCCATGAAGCTGGGCAGAGTGCCACTGGAAAGCTTCTCGATGACCTTCTATACTCTCATCCATCGTTCAACAAAATTTGCAATGAGATCAAGTCCAG AGAACTTAAGGATGTTTATGAGCATCTCAACACTCTCCTAGGAAGATTGAGCCAGGAGAAGAACATCCCTCTCCATGAATTAACAGCAGATCTTCATGTTTGTCCAGATTTCCATGGAAATCGCTCCCCAATTGCCGATCCTACGCGTCGTGGGATGATCTGTGGACTCACACTGAATCACGAGCCCACAGATTTGGCTCTCATCTACCTGGCCACTGTTCAGGCTCTGGCCTATGGCACCAGGCAGATTTTGGCTCAATTTTCCCGCAAATTCCGTGCCATTCTCATTTGTGGTGGTCTCAGTCTCAATCCCGTCTACGTTGAGGCCCATGCAGACGTCTGCCAGGTGCCAGTGTTCATTCCCAGTGAACCTGAGAGTGTTCTCTTGGGAGCCAGCGTCTTAGGCGCATGTGCTGCCGGACTATATCAAAATCTTCCAGAAGCTGCTGCCAAAATGGGTGGGAAATCTCAAAGGATTGACCCGAAAGAAGCTTCTTACAGTTATCACgacaaaaaattcaaagtctttGAAAAACTACTAAAGGATCAAGCAGAATACAGGGATATTATGAAAGGATAA